In Lates calcarifer isolate ASB-BC8 unplaced genomic scaffold, TLL_Latcal_v3 _unitig_1093_quiver_1765, whole genome shotgun sequence, one genomic interval encodes:
- the LOC108886131 gene encoding protein AMBP: MQKAVILVPLLVLGWTWTLEGLPVLPEPLYTTQENFDLARFLGTWHDVAVASTCQHMQRHRADAAIGKLVLQRGTTEGKLKMTRTVLRHGTCKEMSGDYELTSTPGRFFYHVAKWGADVDAYVVHTNYIEYAIMIMSKEKSSGEKSTSVKLYSRTMTVRDTVLEDFKTLVRQQGMTDDTITIKQNKGDCVPGEQVAEPSAQPEPQRVRRDVVPSLAPAEEEGSGDDTALFDGTVACGAAPETGPCFGMHQRYYYNASSMSCEMFKYGGCLGNQNNFATERVCLQRCRTEAVCRLPMAPQPCRGQPPIWAFDSTVGLCVPYKHGFCQANANKFYTKAECEEYCGVVKDDAELLKAN, from the exons ATGCAGAAAGCAGTGATTCTGGTTCCCCTGCTGGTCTTGGGATGGACCTGGACCCTTGAGGGGCTCCCTGTACTCCCAGAACCTCTCTACACCACCCAGGAGAACTTTGATCTCGCCCGG TTCTTGGGAACGTGGCATGATGTTGCCGTGGCAAGTACATGTCAGCATATGCAGCGTCACAGGGCAGATGCAGCCATTGGTAAACTGGTACTGCAGAGAGGCACCACTGAAGGCAAACTCAAGATGACACGAACTGTACTcag acacgGAACATGTAAAGAGATGTCCGGGGATTATGAGTTAACGTCCACACCAGGACGATTCTTCTACCATGTTGCAA AGTGGGGGGCAGACGTGGACGCCTATGTGGTTCACACAAACTACATTGAATATGCGATAATGATAATGAGCAAAGAGAAATCATCAGGGGAGAAGAGCACCTCAGTTAAGCTTTACA GTCGAACTATGACCGTAAGAGACACCGTGCTCGAGGACTTCAAGACACTGGTCAGACAACAAGGAATGACTGACGACACTATTACCATCAAGCAGAACAAAG GTGACTGTGTTCCTGGAGAGCAGGTGGCAGAACCATCAGCGCAGCCTGAGCCTCAG AGGGTGAGGAGAGATGTGGTCCCTTCTCTGGCTCCTGCAGAAGAGGAGGGTTCTGGTGACGACACAGCTCTTTTCGATGGAACAG TGGCCTGTGGAGCAGCACCAGAGACAGGACCATGTTTTGGGATGCACCAGCGTTACTATTACAACGCCTCCTCAATGAGCTGTGAGATGTTTAAGTACGGAGGGTGTTTGGGGAACCAGAACAACTTTGCAACTGAGAGAGTGTGTCTGCAGAGATGTCGCACTGAGG CCGTGTGCCGTCTGCCCATGGCACCCCAACCCTGCAGAGGTCAGCCACCCATATGGGCCTTTGACTCTACCGTCGGTCTGTGTGTGCCCTACAAACATGGTTTCTGCCAGGCCAACGCCAACAAGTTCTACACTAAGGCAGAGTGTGAGGAGTACTGCGGAGTGGTTAAAGATG ACGCAGAGCTCCTGAAGGCAAACTGA